From Hydrogenobacter sp., the proteins below share one genomic window:
- the def gene encoding peptide deformylase, which produces MRKLEILKYPDGRLKMPSREVNDFGRTFLEFLDDLVFTMRSSPACVGIAAPQVNVHKRIIVVDTSSSKHKENKFSHGLLILVNPRIVQSDGQIVVREGCLSVPDYTGNVKRYYWIKVEAYDAKGNFLEFDTEGFEAVVIQHEIDHLDGKVFLERLVSPKELFRRKVHK; this is translated from the coding sequence ATGAGGAAGCTTGAGATCCTAAAATATCCTGACGGACGCCTAAAAATGCCCTCCCGTGAGGTTAACGATTTTGGAAGAACCTTTTTAGAGTTTCTTGATGATCTGGTTTTTACCATGAGAAGTTCACCCGCATGCGTTGGAATAGCTGCGCCCCAAGTTAACGTTCACAAAAGGATTATAGTGGTTGATACCTCCTCATCTAAACATAAAGAAAATAAATTTTCTCATGGACTTTTGATCCTCGTAAATCCGAGAATCGTTCAAAGTGATGGACAGATAGTAGTAAGGGAAGGTTGTCTCAGCGTTCCAGACTACACGGGTAATGTAAAGAGATATTACTGGATAAAGGTGGAAGCTTATGATGCAAAAGGTAATTTTTTGGAGTTTGACACGGAAGGCTTTGAAGCTGTGGTAATTCAGCACGAGATAGATCACCTCGACGGTAAGGTATTCTTAGAGAGACTGGTATCTCCTAAGGAACTATTTAGGAGAAAGGTTCATAAGTGA